The following are encoded in a window of Mycolicibacterium tusciae JS617 genomic DNA:
- a CDS encoding CGNR zinc finger domain-containing protein — MLFSHDTELTLRAACVLVNSARIDGEQLAHLGELDAYLDGFGWTGRRDHDAAELDSVHRLRERLGTIWSVAGDEEQTVSQVNALLSDTHAAPWLTRHKEMPEWHLHLASVHDPLWQRMGAEMAMALADLIRIGELRRLKICAASDCDAVLVDLSRNRSGKFCDTGNCGNRQHVAAYRERRSKPSTRQAK, encoded by the coding sequence ATGCTTTTCAGTCATGACACCGAGCTCACGTTGCGCGCCGCATGTGTGCTGGTGAACAGCGCCCGGATCGATGGCGAACAGCTCGCTCACCTGGGGGAACTCGATGCGTATCTGGACGGGTTCGGCTGGACCGGCAGACGCGATCACGATGCGGCAGAACTGGATTCGGTGCATCGCCTGCGGGAGCGGCTCGGCACGATCTGGTCGGTCGCCGGCGACGAGGAGCAGACGGTCTCTCAGGTGAATGCACTGCTGAGTGACACCCACGCAGCGCCGTGGCTGACCCGCCACAAGGAAATGCCCGAGTGGCACCTGCACCTGGCGTCGGTGCACGATCCGCTCTGGCAGCGGATGGGCGCGGAGATGGCCATGGCACTGGCCGACCTGATCCGCATCGGCGAGCTGCGCCGGCTCAAGATCTGCGCCGCATCGGATTGCGACGCGGTATTGGTGGACCTCTCGCGGAATCGCTCGGGGAAGTTCTGTGACACCGGAAATTGCGGTAACCGTCAACACGTGGCGGCCTATCGGGAACGTCGGTCGAAGCCGTCGACGCGCCAAGCCAAATAA
- a CDS encoding EamA family transporter, translating to MTANQLDERASVDHFRLGLLFAVGSALAFGSSGPIAKALMEAGWSPTAAVVARLAGGALVMAVFATIVRPGWVREALRHTKTVILYGAIPIAGAQLFYYNAVAHLSVGVALLLEYTAPILVVAWVWTTTRRRPTNLTLTGVALAVAGIMLVLNVFSGAHINLIGVAWGLAAAVCAACYFVMSANASNGSADSDGVNPITLSAAGLVVGAAAVTLLGAVGIMPLTFTTNDTVIAGWTTSWAIPVVALGVVATAVAYTLGIVGISMLRPRFASLVGLSEVMFAVLAAWVLLGEAMTTIQAVGGAIVLVGLALARQGDRSEESADVTLPEAVPSARATGR from the coding sequence GTGACCGCGAATCAGCTCGACGAACGCGCGTCCGTCGACCATTTCCGGCTCGGCCTGCTGTTCGCCGTCGGCTCCGCCCTCGCATTCGGGTCATCGGGTCCGATCGCCAAGGCGCTGATGGAGGCGGGCTGGAGTCCGACGGCGGCTGTCGTCGCCCGGCTCGCCGGCGGCGCCCTGGTTATGGCTGTGTTCGCGACGATCGTGCGGCCCGGCTGGGTTCGCGAGGCGCTGCGCCACACGAAGACCGTGATTCTGTACGGGGCGATCCCGATCGCGGGCGCGCAGCTGTTCTACTACAACGCGGTCGCGCATCTGTCCGTCGGCGTCGCTCTGCTGTTGGAGTACACCGCGCCGATTCTCGTCGTCGCCTGGGTCTGGACGACCACGCGGCGCAGGCCGACCAACCTGACGCTCACCGGGGTCGCCTTGGCGGTGGCCGGAATCATGTTGGTGTTGAACGTATTCAGCGGCGCTCATATCAATCTGATCGGCGTGGCCTGGGGGCTGGCCGCTGCGGTGTGCGCTGCGTGTTACTTCGTAATGTCGGCCAACGCCAGCAACGGCTCAGCCGACAGCGACGGCGTCAACCCCATCACGCTGTCCGCCGCTGGTCTGGTGGTCGGCGCCGCCGCGGTCACGCTGCTGGGCGCCGTTGGCATCATGCCGCTGACGTTCACGACCAACGACACCGTCATCGCCGGGTGGACCACCTCGTGGGCGATTCCGGTCGTCGCGCTGGGAGTGGTGGCCACCGCGGTCGCATACACACTCGGCATCGTGGGCATCTCGATGTTGCGCCCGCGGTTCGCCTCACTGGTCGGCCTGTCCGAGGTGATGTTCGCCGTGCTCGCCGCCTGGGTGCTTCTGGGCGAGGCGATGACAACGATTCAGGCCGTCGGCGGAGCCATCGTCCTGGTGGGCTTGGCGCTGGCGCGTCAGGGTGACCGGAGCGAGGAGTCGGCGGACGTGACACTGCCCGAAGCCGTCCCGTCGGCGCGCGCGACAGGACGATGA
- a CDS encoding cutinase family protein, producing the protein MSSRLAAGVSTVFCAASALVAPSALAQPGPAPGPGPAPVPGPAATPSSACPDIEVIFARGTDDTPGLGTPGTAFVNALRPLVGGRTLTAYAVDYPASYDFLAAADGAIDAQNRIQMLSQSCPSTQIVLGGYSQGAAVVDMLAGVPPLGNKIGEIGSAPPLPASLQSKIAAVAVFGNPATKFSNPLTSSVFGGRAIDLCKDGDPICSGGRNPFAHNDYVSAGMVAQAANFVAGRV; encoded by the coding sequence ATGTCATCACGGCTGGCCGCAGGTGTTTCGACCGTTTTCTGCGCCGCTTCGGCACTCGTTGCCCCATCGGCGCTCGCCCAGCCCGGACCTGCGCCGGGGCCGGGACCTGCGCCCGTGCCCGGTCCCGCCGCGACACCGTCATCTGCGTGCCCCGACATCGAGGTGATATTCGCCCGCGGAACCGACGACACACCGGGGCTCGGCACGCCCGGCACCGCGTTCGTCAATGCGCTGCGCCCGCTGGTTGGCGGCCGCACGCTCACCGCGTACGCGGTCGACTATCCCGCCTCGTATGACTTCCTGGCTGCTGCCGACGGCGCCATCGACGCTCAGAACCGCATTCAGATGCTGTCGCAGAGCTGCCCTTCGACGCAGATCGTGCTCGGCGGATACTCGCAGGGCGCGGCCGTCGTCGACATGCTGGCAGGGGTCCCGCCCCTCGGCAACAAGATCGGCGAGATCGGTTCGGCGCCGCCGTTGCCCGCGAGCCTTCAGTCCAAGATCGCCGCGGTGGCCGTGTTCGGCAACCCCGCAACGAAGTTCAGTAATCCGCTCACCAGCTCGGTCTTCGGCGGTCGGGCGATCGATCTCTGCAAGGACGGCGACCCCATCTGTTCGGGCGGCAGAAATCCGTTCGCGCACAACGATTACGTGTCCGCCGGCATGGTTGCGCAGGCGGCGAACTTCGTCGCTGGACGGGTTTGA